Part of the Martelella mediterranea DSM 17316 genome, GAATTTGCTGTAGAGTTCGGCAAGTTCGTCGGAGGCGGCGATTTCCTTCAGGGCCGCGTCAAGCTTGGCGATCACGTCATCCGGCGTGCCCTTGCGCGTCACGAGGCCGAACCAGACGCTGGCGGTGAAGTCGAAGCCCTGTGCCTTGAAGGTCTTGGCGCCCGGCAGGTAATCGACCTCTTCATCGGCGGCAAGGCCGATGACCTTGAGCTGACCAGCCTGCGCCAGCGACTTGTAGACCGGCGCGCCGACGAAGGAGAAATCGACCTCGCCCGATAGCGCCTTCGTGACCGCGCCCTTGCCGCCCTGGCCGCTGATATGGGTCAGTTCAATGCCCTGCTGATCGGCAAAATCCGACATGCTGACATGCTGGCTGGAGCCGGGGCCGGGGGTGGAGAAGGTGACGTCTTCGGATTTGGCCTTCTCGACGATGTCCGAGATCGAATTGAGCGGGCTGTCGGCCGCAACCGCAACCGCGATCG contains:
- a CDS encoding tripartite tricarboxylate transporter substrate binding protein, with translation MNFSRTKQFAACALAALMLAPAAARAEYPEKPVQIIVPFGAGDAIDGTARVIARQLQNYFGKPFIVRNVDGAGGSVGTLEAAKAPADGYTLLIASTGALTARPIMAEAGYQTDDFIPLAELVETPIAVAVAADSPLNSISDIVEKAKSEDVTFSTPGPGSSQHVSMSDFADQQGIELTHISGQGGKGAVTKALSGEVDFSFVGAPVYKSLAQAGQLKVIGLAADEEVDYLPGAKTFKAQGFDFTASVWFGLVTRKGTPDDVIAKLDAALKEIAASDELAELYSKFSYTDAFRDSAGFAAVIEASSAQNRKVLTELGLAK